Proteins encoded within one genomic window of Agelaius phoeniceus isolate bAgePho1 chromosome 9, bAgePho1.hap1, whole genome shotgun sequence:
- the EDRF1 gene encoding erythroid differentiation-related factor 1 isoform X2, with product MHFSDLITSLTPPAAPHPPLTEPPPPPPALHGTALRARPSRAFSKSLARGGGSRPDAPGKRLRSRRPFPTPFPSIPVPFPFHSRTMEEPCGAGAAAPLRGDAEEPKQGSVLFLGGNEVKSCAVVKYSSAPPQAAFARLQEKTDLKLPPANWLRESAKLGPAGTTILGNSKKSKPFSSFGMAYDFIDSVGNDVDVVSDSENIKKLLKIPYSKSHVSMAVHRIGRTLLLDELDIQELFMRSSQTGDWTWLKEFYQRLIDQKWQRKKKSKEHWYQKAILSKFLYYSINGDGAAQPVPSTSKQHQEGPVAGESDEAGRASWPAPFEMPSSLSEDPGASNQGLKNDFVRNILWTFEDIHMLVGSNMPIFGGGRYPAVSLRLRDNNKPINVLTGIDYWLDNLICNVPELVMCFHVNGIVQKYEMIKTEDIPNLENSNFSTKVIKDIAQNILSFLKSNCTKEGHTYWLFKASGSDIVKLYDLTTLCEETEDKYQNPFTMPVAILLYKVACNMMLKKNQNKKHYGTIRTLLLNCLKLLDNGRHPQIIASANYMLSELFQLDEPKKEDSADFPINGNSDESYSEEEEEMPDSDENGSYSNSSDPPDDNKAVAIIKSVGELSVPEKYKSVHRIRPSCAFPVCHGTEERCRLVLNHVLEGLKSVDSSVKKEGDLPAADPSTPIPLKYEDESTSGGPESLEKQMALFLDKMGSFQKGKHSSQSGMIPGSWQYKMKLQLILKSSRAYYVLSDAAMVLQKYGRALRYIKLALQCHDTYCCLCGSMLPEVLVFLCQCLTLCGDIQLMLAQNANNRAAYLEEYNYQTKEDQEILHSLHRESRCQVFAWATDLSTDLEYQLSVSCKCYEAAYEILLFSNLKSQNPEQHIQVLKRMGNIRNEIGVFYMNQAAAVQTERVVSKNVSTTEQQLWKKSFSCFEEGIQNFESIDDATNAALLLCNTGRLMRICAQAHCAAEGDFKREFSPEEALYYNKAIDYYLKALRSLGKRDVHPGVWDSVNWELSTTYFTMATLQQDYAPLSRKAQEQIEKEVSEAMMKSLKYCDVDTVSERQPLCQYRAATIHHRLASMYHSCLRNQVGDEHLRKQHRVLADLHYSKAVRLFQLLKDAPCELLRVQLERVAFAEFQMASQNSSAGKLKTLSGALDIMTKTKSAFQLIRKELVAETEQISKDKSPAESVSVSDSSAGLNKEEVLKLLGIFESRMSFLLLQSIKLLASSKKKIGGSSEEEAALRTNKQVYSLLLRATANKGLSLLERSELLLSLLEQLEGGPGVP from the exons ATGCATTTTTCCGACCTCATAACCTCTCTAACCCCGCCGGCAGCGCCACACCCGCCCCTCACGGAaccaccgccgccgcctcccgccctTCACGGCACCGCCCTCAGAGCCCGCCCTTCCCGCGCCTTCTCGAAAAGTCTCGCGAGAGGCGGCGGTTCCCGGCCGGACGCCCCCGGGAAGCGgctccgctcccgccgcccctTCCCGACTCCATTCCCCTCCATTCCCGTTCCCTTCCCGTTCCATTCCCGGACCATGGAGGAGCCCTGCGGCGCGGGCGCCGCTGCCCCGCTGAGGGGAGACGCTGAGGAGCCCAAGCAG GGCTCGGTGCTGTTCCTCGGAGGCAATGAGGtgaagagctgtgctgtggtgaAATActcctcagcccctcctcaggCAGCCTTTGCCCGACTGCAGGAGAAAACAGACCTGAAGCTGCCTCCTGCCAACTGGTTACGGGAAAGTGCCAAGCTGGGACCAGCAGGGACAACCATTCTGGGCAACAGCAAAAAGAGTAAACCCTTCTCAAG ttttggGATGGCCTATGACTTCATTGACTCAGTTGGAAATGATGTGGATGTTGTATCTGATTCAGAG AACATCAAAAAACTCCTGAAGATCCCTTACAGCAAGTCCCATGTGAGCATGGCAGTGCACAGAATTGGGAGGACACTCCTGCTGGATGAGTTGGACATCCAGGAGCTCTTCATGAGATCATCTCAG ACAGGGGACTGGACATGGCTGAAAGAATTTTATCAAAGGCTGATTGATCAGAAATggcaaagaaagaagaagagtaAAGAACATTGGTACCAGAAGGCAATACTTTCTAAGTTTTTATATTACAG CATTAATGGAGATGGAGCTGCTCAGCCTGTTCCTTCCACTTCcaagcagcaccaggagggtCCTGTTGCAGGTGAGAGTGATGAGGCAGGAAGGGCCTCCTGGCCAGCTCCTTTTGAAATGCCTTCCTCGCTCTCTGAAGATCCAGGTGCCTCCAACCAG GGACTTAAAAATGACTTTGTTCGTAACATCCTGTGGACCTTTGAAGATATCCACATGTTGGTGGGATCAAATATGCCAATATTTGGAGGTGGGAGATACCCTGCTGTGAGCCTGCGTCTCAG GGATAACAATAAGCCAATAAATGTGCTAACAGGGATTGACTATTGGTTGGACAACTTGATATGCAACGTACCAGAGCTTGTGATGTGCTTTCATGTCAATGGAATTGTTCAG AAATATGAAATGATCAAGACTGAAGATATTCCCAATTTGGAAAACTCCAATTTTTCTACCAAAGTGATAAAAGATATTGCTCAAAATATCTTATCTTTTCTGAAATCAAATTGCACCAAAGAAGGACACACCTATTGGCTGTTTAAAG caaGTGGGAGTGACATAGTAAAGCTCTATGACCTCACCACGCTTTGTGAAGAGACTGAAGACAAATACCAAAACCCTTTTACAATGCCAGTGGCAATTCTGCTGTACAA AGTTGCTTGCAATATGATGTTGAAGAAAAACCAGAACAAGAAACACTATGGCACAATCAGAACATTGCTCCTGAATTGTCTGAAGCTGTTGGACAATGGCAGACATCCTCAA ATTATTGCTTCAGCAAACTACATGTTATCAGAGCTTTTTCAGCTGGATGAACCTAAAAAAGAAGACAGTGCAGACTTCCCTATAAATGGAAATTCTGATGAAAGTTacagtgaggaagaggaagagatgCCAGACAGTGATGAAAATGGTTCCTACAGCAACAGTTCTGATCCCCCAGATGACAATAAAGCAGTGGCAATCATCAAATCTGTTGGGGAGTTGTCAGTACCAGAGAAGTACAAGTCTGTGCATCGAATACGT CCCAGCTGTGCTTTCCCTGTCTGCCATGGCACCGAGGAGCGCTGCAGGCTGGTGCTCAACCACGTCCTGGAG GGTTTGAAGTCTGTTGACAGCAGTGTGAAAAAAGAAGGTGACCTTCCTGCAGCTGACCCCAGCACTCCAATCCCGTTGAAATATGAGGATGAATCCACCAGTGGTGGTCCTGAGTCTCTGGAAAAACAGATGGCCTTATTTCTAGACAAAA TGGGCTCCTTCCAGAAGGGGAAGCATTCCAGTCAGTCAGGAATGATTCCTGGGTCGTGGCAGTATAAGATGAAACTGCAGCTCATCCTGAAATCATCAAGAGCCTACTATGTCCTGTCTGATGCTGCAATGGTCCTGCAGAAGTACGGGCGAGCGCTGCGCTACATCAAgctggccttgcagtgccacg aTACCTACTGCTGTCTGTGTGGCAGCATGCTGCCCGAGGTGCTGGTGTTCCTGTGTCAGTGCTTAACCCTTTGTGGAGATATCCAGTTAATGCTGGCTCAGAATGCAAACAACAGAGCAGCTTACCTTGAAGAATATAATTACCAGACTAAAGAAGATCAGGAGATATTACACAGCCTTCACAGAGAATCCAGGTGCCAAG tgTTTGCCTGGGCTACAGATTTATCCACAGACTTGGAATACCAGCTTTCTGTCAGCTGTAAATGCTATGAAGCAGCTTATGAAATCCTGCTCTTCAGTAACTTAAAAAGTCAAAACccagagcagcacatccaggtGCTCAAGAGGATGGGCAATATCAGGAATGAGATTGGAGTGTTCTACATGaaccaggcagctgcagtgcagACTGAGAGAGTGG TGAGTAAAAACGTCTCAAcgacagagcagcagctctggaagaAAAGTTTCTCCTGCTTTGAAGAGGGAATTCAGAATTTTGAGTCCATTGATGATGCCACCAATGCTGCCCTTCTGCTGTGCAACACGGGGAGGCTGATGAGGATCTGTGCCCAGGCCCACTGTGCAGCTGAAGGGGACTTCAAAAGGGAGTTTTCCCCAGAAGAGGCCCTTTATTACAACAAG GCTATTGACTACTACCTGAAGGCACTGAGGTCTCTGGGGAAGAGGGATGTGCATCCAGGTGTTTGGGATTCTGTGAACTGGGAGCTGTCTACAACCTATTTCACCATGGCAACTCTGCAGCAGGATTATGCTCCCTTATCCAGAAAGGCTCAGGAGCAG ATAGAGAAGGAGGTCAGTGAAGCCATGATGAAGTCCCTGAAGTACTGTGATGTTGATACAGTGTCTGAAcgacagcccctgtgccagtACCGAGCTGCCACCATCCACCACAGGCTGGCTTCCATGTACCACAGCTGCCTCAGGAACCAG GTTGGTGATGAGCACCTGAGGAAGCAGCACcgtgtcctggctgatctccacTACAGCAAAGCCGTGCGGctcttccagctcctcaagGACGCACCCTGCGAGCTGCTGCGTGTGCAGCTGGAGAGAGTGGCCTTTGCAGAGTTCCAGATGGCCA GTcagaacagcagtgctgggaaacTGAAGACTCTGTCTGGGGCCCTTGATATAATGACCAAGACCAAGAGTGCATTTCAGCTCATCAGGAAGGAGCTTGTGGCAGAAACTGAACAG ATCAGCAAGGATAAAAGTCCTGCTGAGAGCGTGTCAGTGAGCgattcctctgcaggccttAACAAAGAGGAAGTCTTGAAACTGCTCGGGATTTTTGAGTCCAGGAtgtctttccttctcctccaaTCCATTAAATTGTTAGCTTCAAGCAAAAAGAAGATTGG gggcagcagtgaggaggaagcagctctgAGGACAAACAAGCAGGTTTACTCCCTGCTGCTCCGTGCCACTGCCAAcaaggggctgtccctgctggagcGCAGCGAGCTCCTGCTGagcctgctggagcagctggagggcGGCCCTGGCGTGCCGTGA
- the EDRF1 gene encoding erythroid differentiation-related factor 1 isoform X1 encodes MHFSDLITSLTPPAAPHPPLTEPPPPPPALHGTALRARPSRAFSKSLARGGGSRPDAPGKRLRSRRPFPTPFPSIPVPFPFHSRTMEEPCGAGAAAPLRGDAEEPKQGSVLFLGGNEVKSCAVVKYSSAPPQAAFARLQEKTDLKLPPANWLRESAKLGPAGTTILGNSKKSKPFSSFGMAYDFIDSVGNDVDVVSDSENIKKLLKIPYSKSHVSMAVHRIGRTLLLDELDIQELFMRSSQTGDWTWLKEFYQRLIDQKWQRKKKSKEHWYQKAILSKFLYYSINGDGAAQPVPSTSKQHQEGPVAGESDEAGRASWPAPFEMPSSLSEDPGASNQGNVPLEPSYLVGHVASAPREQNLTPLFNDGENSQGLKNDFVRNILWTFEDIHMLVGSNMPIFGGGRYPAVSLRLRDNNKPINVLTGIDYWLDNLICNVPELVMCFHVNGIVQKYEMIKTEDIPNLENSNFSTKVIKDIAQNILSFLKSNCTKEGHTYWLFKASGSDIVKLYDLTTLCEETEDKYQNPFTMPVAILLYKVACNMMLKKNQNKKHYGTIRTLLLNCLKLLDNGRHPQIIASANYMLSELFQLDEPKKEDSADFPINGNSDESYSEEEEEMPDSDENGSYSNSSDPPDDNKAVAIIKSVGELSVPEKYKSVHRIRPSCAFPVCHGTEERCRLVLNHVLEGLKSVDSSVKKEGDLPAADPSTPIPLKYEDESTSGGPESLEKQMALFLDKMGSFQKGKHSSQSGMIPGSWQYKMKLQLILKSSRAYYVLSDAAMVLQKYGRALRYIKLALQCHDTYCCLCGSMLPEVLVFLCQCLTLCGDIQLMLAQNANNRAAYLEEYNYQTKEDQEILHSLHRESRCQVFAWATDLSTDLEYQLSVSCKCYEAAYEILLFSNLKSQNPEQHIQVLKRMGNIRNEIGVFYMNQAAAVQTERVVSKNVSTTEQQLWKKSFSCFEEGIQNFESIDDATNAALLLCNTGRLMRICAQAHCAAEGDFKREFSPEEALYYNKAIDYYLKALRSLGKRDVHPGVWDSVNWELSTTYFTMATLQQDYAPLSRKAQEQIEKEVSEAMMKSLKYCDVDTVSERQPLCQYRAATIHHRLASMYHSCLRNQVGDEHLRKQHRVLADLHYSKAVRLFQLLKDAPCELLRVQLERVAFAEFQMASQNSSAGKLKTLSGALDIMTKTKSAFQLIRKELVAETEQISKDKSPAESVSVSDSSAGLNKEEVLKLLGIFESRMSFLLLQSIKLLASSKKKIGGSSEEEAALRTNKQVYSLLLRATANKGLSLLERSELLLSLLEQLEGGPGVP; translated from the exons ATGCATTTTTCCGACCTCATAACCTCTCTAACCCCGCCGGCAGCGCCACACCCGCCCCTCACGGAaccaccgccgccgcctcccgccctTCACGGCACCGCCCTCAGAGCCCGCCCTTCCCGCGCCTTCTCGAAAAGTCTCGCGAGAGGCGGCGGTTCCCGGCCGGACGCCCCCGGGAAGCGgctccgctcccgccgcccctTCCCGACTCCATTCCCCTCCATTCCCGTTCCCTTCCCGTTCCATTCCCGGACCATGGAGGAGCCCTGCGGCGCGGGCGCCGCTGCCCCGCTGAGGGGAGACGCTGAGGAGCCCAAGCAG GGCTCGGTGCTGTTCCTCGGAGGCAATGAGGtgaagagctgtgctgtggtgaAATActcctcagcccctcctcaggCAGCCTTTGCCCGACTGCAGGAGAAAACAGACCTGAAGCTGCCTCCTGCCAACTGGTTACGGGAAAGTGCCAAGCTGGGACCAGCAGGGACAACCATTCTGGGCAACAGCAAAAAGAGTAAACCCTTCTCAAG ttttggGATGGCCTATGACTTCATTGACTCAGTTGGAAATGATGTGGATGTTGTATCTGATTCAGAG AACATCAAAAAACTCCTGAAGATCCCTTACAGCAAGTCCCATGTGAGCATGGCAGTGCACAGAATTGGGAGGACACTCCTGCTGGATGAGTTGGACATCCAGGAGCTCTTCATGAGATCATCTCAG ACAGGGGACTGGACATGGCTGAAAGAATTTTATCAAAGGCTGATTGATCAGAAATggcaaagaaagaagaagagtaAAGAACATTGGTACCAGAAGGCAATACTTTCTAAGTTTTTATATTACAG CATTAATGGAGATGGAGCTGCTCAGCCTGTTCCTTCCACTTCcaagcagcaccaggagggtCCTGTTGCAGGTGAGAGTGATGAGGCAGGAAGGGCCTCCTGGCCAGCTCCTTTTGAAATGCCTTCCTCGCTCTCTGAAGATCCAGGTGCCTCCAACCAG GGAAATGTGCCTCTTGAACCCTCATATCTAGTGGGGCACGTGGCCTCAGCCCCCAGAGAACAAAACCTGACTCCTTTGTTCAATGACGGGGAGAACAGTCAG GGACTTAAAAATGACTTTGTTCGTAACATCCTGTGGACCTTTGAAGATATCCACATGTTGGTGGGATCAAATATGCCAATATTTGGAGGTGGGAGATACCCTGCTGTGAGCCTGCGTCTCAG GGATAACAATAAGCCAATAAATGTGCTAACAGGGATTGACTATTGGTTGGACAACTTGATATGCAACGTACCAGAGCTTGTGATGTGCTTTCATGTCAATGGAATTGTTCAG AAATATGAAATGATCAAGACTGAAGATATTCCCAATTTGGAAAACTCCAATTTTTCTACCAAAGTGATAAAAGATATTGCTCAAAATATCTTATCTTTTCTGAAATCAAATTGCACCAAAGAAGGACACACCTATTGGCTGTTTAAAG caaGTGGGAGTGACATAGTAAAGCTCTATGACCTCACCACGCTTTGTGAAGAGACTGAAGACAAATACCAAAACCCTTTTACAATGCCAGTGGCAATTCTGCTGTACAA AGTTGCTTGCAATATGATGTTGAAGAAAAACCAGAACAAGAAACACTATGGCACAATCAGAACATTGCTCCTGAATTGTCTGAAGCTGTTGGACAATGGCAGACATCCTCAA ATTATTGCTTCAGCAAACTACATGTTATCAGAGCTTTTTCAGCTGGATGAACCTAAAAAAGAAGACAGTGCAGACTTCCCTATAAATGGAAATTCTGATGAAAGTTacagtgaggaagaggaagagatgCCAGACAGTGATGAAAATGGTTCCTACAGCAACAGTTCTGATCCCCCAGATGACAATAAAGCAGTGGCAATCATCAAATCTGTTGGGGAGTTGTCAGTACCAGAGAAGTACAAGTCTGTGCATCGAATACGT CCCAGCTGTGCTTTCCCTGTCTGCCATGGCACCGAGGAGCGCTGCAGGCTGGTGCTCAACCACGTCCTGGAG GGTTTGAAGTCTGTTGACAGCAGTGTGAAAAAAGAAGGTGACCTTCCTGCAGCTGACCCCAGCACTCCAATCCCGTTGAAATATGAGGATGAATCCACCAGTGGTGGTCCTGAGTCTCTGGAAAAACAGATGGCCTTATTTCTAGACAAAA TGGGCTCCTTCCAGAAGGGGAAGCATTCCAGTCAGTCAGGAATGATTCCTGGGTCGTGGCAGTATAAGATGAAACTGCAGCTCATCCTGAAATCATCAAGAGCCTACTATGTCCTGTCTGATGCTGCAATGGTCCTGCAGAAGTACGGGCGAGCGCTGCGCTACATCAAgctggccttgcagtgccacg aTACCTACTGCTGTCTGTGTGGCAGCATGCTGCCCGAGGTGCTGGTGTTCCTGTGTCAGTGCTTAACCCTTTGTGGAGATATCCAGTTAATGCTGGCTCAGAATGCAAACAACAGAGCAGCTTACCTTGAAGAATATAATTACCAGACTAAAGAAGATCAGGAGATATTACACAGCCTTCACAGAGAATCCAGGTGCCAAG tgTTTGCCTGGGCTACAGATTTATCCACAGACTTGGAATACCAGCTTTCTGTCAGCTGTAAATGCTATGAAGCAGCTTATGAAATCCTGCTCTTCAGTAACTTAAAAAGTCAAAACccagagcagcacatccaggtGCTCAAGAGGATGGGCAATATCAGGAATGAGATTGGAGTGTTCTACATGaaccaggcagctgcagtgcagACTGAGAGAGTGG TGAGTAAAAACGTCTCAAcgacagagcagcagctctggaagaAAAGTTTCTCCTGCTTTGAAGAGGGAATTCAGAATTTTGAGTCCATTGATGATGCCACCAATGCTGCCCTTCTGCTGTGCAACACGGGGAGGCTGATGAGGATCTGTGCCCAGGCCCACTGTGCAGCTGAAGGGGACTTCAAAAGGGAGTTTTCCCCAGAAGAGGCCCTTTATTACAACAAG GCTATTGACTACTACCTGAAGGCACTGAGGTCTCTGGGGAAGAGGGATGTGCATCCAGGTGTTTGGGATTCTGTGAACTGGGAGCTGTCTACAACCTATTTCACCATGGCAACTCTGCAGCAGGATTATGCTCCCTTATCCAGAAAGGCTCAGGAGCAG ATAGAGAAGGAGGTCAGTGAAGCCATGATGAAGTCCCTGAAGTACTGTGATGTTGATACAGTGTCTGAAcgacagcccctgtgccagtACCGAGCTGCCACCATCCACCACAGGCTGGCTTCCATGTACCACAGCTGCCTCAGGAACCAG GTTGGTGATGAGCACCTGAGGAAGCAGCACcgtgtcctggctgatctccacTACAGCAAAGCCGTGCGGctcttccagctcctcaagGACGCACCCTGCGAGCTGCTGCGTGTGCAGCTGGAGAGAGTGGCCTTTGCAGAGTTCCAGATGGCCA GTcagaacagcagtgctgggaaacTGAAGACTCTGTCTGGGGCCCTTGATATAATGACCAAGACCAAGAGTGCATTTCAGCTCATCAGGAAGGAGCTTGTGGCAGAAACTGAACAG ATCAGCAAGGATAAAAGTCCTGCTGAGAGCGTGTCAGTGAGCgattcctctgcaggccttAACAAAGAGGAAGTCTTGAAACTGCTCGGGATTTTTGAGTCCAGGAtgtctttccttctcctccaaTCCATTAAATTGTTAGCTTCAAGCAAAAAGAAGATTGG gggcagcagtgaggaggaagcagctctgAGGACAAACAAGCAGGTTTACTCCCTGCTGCTCCGTGCCACTGCCAAcaaggggctgtccctgctggagcGCAGCGAGCTCCTGCTGagcctgctggagcagctggagggcGGCCCTGGCGTGCCGTGA